In Pseudomonas fluorescens, the following are encoded in one genomic region:
- a CDS encoding polyamine ABC transporter substrate-binding protein, with protein sequence MIRKTLTLAPLMLVASISQAAETVKIYNWSDYIAPDTTKNFQKETGIGFTYDVYDSNETLDGKLMTGKSGYDVVFPSNHFMARQIEGGALKKLDKSQLPNWKNLNPVLLKALQTNDPGNEHGFPYLWGSTGIGYNIAKVKAVLGDNAPVDSWDLIFKPENMQKLQKCGVAILDNGPELLPAALNYLGLPPHSKNPQDYKKAEALLLKVRPYVSYFHSSKYTSDLANGDICVAVGFSGDILQAENRAREANNGIDIGYSIPKEGAAIWFDMVAMPADAPDEKAGYAFMNYLLRPDVMASVSNYVHYANGNETADSLIDPAIKNDTKVYPSPEMMGKLFALEAMPLNIDRVRTRVWNKIRTGS encoded by the coding sequence ATGATCCGAAAGACACTGACCCTGGCCCCGCTGATGCTCGTGGCATCGATCAGCCAGGCCGCCGAAACCGTCAAGATCTACAACTGGTCGGACTACATCGCGCCAGACACCACGAAAAACTTCCAGAAAGAAACCGGCATCGGCTTCACCTACGACGTCTATGACAGCAACGAGACCCTCGATGGCAAGCTGATGACCGGCAAATCCGGCTACGACGTGGTGTTCCCGTCCAATCACTTCATGGCCCGGCAGATTGAAGGTGGCGCCCTGAAGAAACTCGACAAGAGTCAGCTGCCGAACTGGAAGAACCTCAACCCTGTGTTGCTCAAGGCGTTGCAGACCAACGATCCGGGCAACGAGCATGGGTTCCCGTACCTGTGGGGCAGCACCGGCATCGGCTACAACATTGCCAAGGTCAAGGCTGTGCTGGGGGACAACGCCCCGGTGGATTCCTGGGACCTGATCTTCAAGCCCGAGAACATGCAGAAGTTGCAGAAGTGCGGGGTGGCCATCCTCGACAACGGTCCCGAACTACTGCCGGCCGCGTTGAACTACCTTGGGTTGCCGCCACACAGCAAGAACCCGCAAGACTACAAGAAGGCCGAAGCCCTGTTGCTGAAAGTGCGGCCGTATGTCAGCTATTTTCACTCGTCCAAGTACACCAGCGACCTGGCCAACGGCGATATCTGCGTCGCGGTCGGTTTCTCCGGCGACATCCTGCAAGCGGAAAACCGCGCCAGGGAAGCCAACAACGGCATCGACATCGGCTATTCGATTCCCAAGGAAGGCGCCGCGATCTGGTTCGATATGGTCGCGATGCCGGCCGACGCTCCGGACGAAAAAGCCGGTTACGCCTTCATGAACTACCTGCTGCGCCCGGACGTCATGGCTAGCGTCAGCAACTACGTGCATTACGCCAATGGCAACGAGACGGCCGACAGCCTGATCGACCCGGCGATCAAAAACGACACCAAGGTTTACCCAAGCCCGGAAATGATGGGCAAGCTGTTTGCCCTGGAAGCCATGCCGCTG
- a CDS encoding cupin domain-containing protein, with protein MSITQFKNTATLKLDESNPVAVPLGTPVAVASTTSVERDDGVETGVWECTPGRWRRQIVAQEFCHFIQGRCTFTPDGGEPLQIEAGDALMLPANSLGIWDIQETVRKTYVLIF; from the coding sequence ATGAGCATCACGCAGTTCAAGAACACCGCAACCCTGAAACTGGACGAATCCAATCCGGTCGCCGTGCCCCTGGGTACCCCAGTGGCCGTGGCTTCGACCACCAGCGTCGAACGCGACGACGGCGTCGAGACTGGCGTCTGGGAATGCACCCCGGGGCGCTGGCGGCGGCAGATCGTCGCCCAGGAATTCTGTCACTTCATCCAGGGCCGCTGCACCTTCACCCCGGACGGCGGCGAGCCCCTGCAAATAGAAGCCGGTGACGCACTGATGTTGCCGGCCAACAGCCTCGGCATCTGGGACATCCAGGAAACCGTGCGCAAGACCTACGTACTGATTTTTTGA
- a CDS encoding FAD-dependent oxidoreductase, with product MPAWRTISLWMDQLDEPLLARPALERDLDVDVAIIGAGYTGLWTAYYLKQHKPDLNVAIVEAQTAGFGASGRNGGWLMGNLLGEDRLLANLPAEERRASYDLLHSIPDEVEIVLEREGIDCDYRKGGVLYCAARYPEQEASLRHYLDDLHRQGLNDSHYRWLTPQQLAQQIRVAKPYGGIYAPHVATIHPARLVRGLARAVERLGVRVYENSPVTHWQSGGLRTAKASVRSRWVVPAVEGYSVTLPPLGRYQMPVQSLIVATEPLSAATWDEIGLSHGQAFSEASRQVTYGQRTADNRLIFGARGGYQFAGKLRHDFDLTADEIQLRRYLFGELFPQLKNVQITHSWGGNLGMSRHFQPHMLCDRANGIALSGGYGGEGVGASNLGGRTLADLILGRDTELVRQPWVIPQRGLDALRAWEPEPIRWLGYNAIIRSFVHEDQTLANPATAPWRRKLASGVAGFMEGFMH from the coding sequence ATGCCGGCGTGGCGCACTATCAGTTTGTGGATGGACCAGCTCGACGAGCCGCTATTGGCGCGTCCGGCGCTGGAGCGGGATCTGGATGTCGACGTGGCGATCATCGGCGCGGGCTACACCGGGCTCTGGACCGCGTACTACCTCAAGCAACACAAACCAGACCTGAACGTTGCCATCGTCGAAGCGCAAACCGCCGGTTTCGGTGCATCGGGGCGCAATGGTGGCTGGCTGATGGGCAATTTGCTGGGGGAAGATCGCCTGCTGGCCAACCTGCCGGCCGAAGAACGCCGTGCCTCCTACGATTTGTTGCACAGCATTCCGGATGAAGTGGAGATTGTCCTCGAACGCGAGGGGATCGACTGTGATTACCGTAAAGGCGGGGTGCTGTATTGCGCCGCTCGCTATCCGGAGCAGGAGGCCAGCCTGCGTCACTATCTGGACGATCTCCATCGCCAGGGCCTCAACGACAGCCACTATCGCTGGCTGACCCCGCAACAACTGGCGCAACAGATCCGCGTCGCCAAACCCTACGGCGGCATCTACGCGCCGCACGTGGCGACCATTCACCCGGCCAGACTGGTACGGGGGCTGGCCCGGGCGGTGGAGCGCCTGGGCGTCAGAGTCTACGAAAACAGCCCGGTCACCCATTGGCAGTCCGGCGGCCTGCGCACGGCGAAAGCTTCGGTGCGCAGTCGCTGGGTGGTGCCGGCGGTAGAAGGCTACTCCGTCACGCTGCCGCCATTGGGGCGTTATCAGATGCCGGTGCAGAGCCTGATCGTCGCGACCGAGCCCTTGTCGGCGGCCACCTGGGACGAAATCGGCCTGAGTCACGGCCAGGCGTTCAGCGAGGCCAGTCGCCAGGTCACCTACGGTCAGCGCACCGCTGACAACCGACTGATCTTTGGCGCCCGGGGCGGCTACCAGTTCGCCGGCAAGCTGCGCCACGACTTCGACCTGACTGCTGACGAAATACAGCTGCGGCGCTATCTGTTCGGCGAACTGTTCCCGCAGTTGAAGAACGTGCAGATCACCCATTCCTGGGGCGGCAACCTGGGCATGTCCCGGCATTTCCAGCCGCACATGCTTTGCGACCGGGCCAACGGCATCGCCCTGTCTGGCGGCTATGGCGGGGAGGGCGTTGGCGCCAGCAATCTGGGAGGCCGCACGCTGGCCGACCTGATCCTGGGGCGCGACACCGAACTGGTGCGCCAGCCGTGGGTTATCCCCCAGCGCGGTCTCGACGCACTGCGGGCCTGGGAGCCGGAGCCGATCCGCTGGCTCGGCTACAACGCGATCATCCGCAGCTTTGTCCATGAAGACCAGACCCTGGCCAACCCGGCCACTGCGCCGTGGCGGCGCAAGCTGGCCAGCGGGGTCGCCGGTTTCATGGAAGGTTTCATGCACTAA
- a CDS encoding helix-turn-helix domain-containing protein, with protein MHADDDGPLQTQATGETVMRYHLRWKHRDLDGVMALYHPEVQYNDFFQNKIMGLAELREYVRNSMPRDPDEALEHSDRIRLDGNTAFIQYRITLRGGEGLVSFRASEAITVKDGLIWRVNEYASLVHEQPGSKTSGNQRPAVSRLGLSPRQLSFMADDLQQYFQGQQPYLDPELDLQRVAKECGYSRNQISYLLNQVLGQSFYRYVNQARLRHLLAALDAATPPLRIDELAFAAGFNSLSAFYSCFRQHTGQSPKAYVKQISLRARAQDSA; from the coding sequence ATGCACGCCGATGATGATGGCCCGCTGCAAACCCAGGCCACGGGCGAGACGGTCATGCGCTATCACTTGCGCTGGAAGCACCGGGATCTGGACGGCGTCATGGCGCTTTATCACCCTGAAGTCCAGTACAACGATTTCTTCCAGAACAAAATCATGGGCCTGGCCGAATTGCGCGAGTACGTACGCAACAGCATGCCCCGGGATCCGGATGAGGCGCTGGAGCATTCCGACCGCATTCGACTGGACGGCAACACGGCGTTCATTCAGTACCGCATCACCCTGCGCGGCGGTGAAGGACTGGTGTCGTTCCGCGCCAGCGAAGCGATCACCGTCAAGGACGGGCTGATCTGGCGGGTCAATGAATATGCGTCATTGGTGCACGAGCAACCCGGCAGCAAAACGTCCGGCAACCAGCGCCCGGCGGTCAGCCGACTCGGCCTGTCGCCGCGCCAATTGAGCTTCATGGCCGATGACCTGCAGCAGTATTTCCAGGGTCAACAGCCTTATCTGGACCCGGAGCTCGATCTGCAACGGGTGGCGAAGGAGTGTGGCTACAGCCGCAACCAGATTTCATACCTGTTGAACCAGGTGCTGGGCCAGAGCTTCTACCGCTACGTCAACCAGGCACGCCTGCGACATTTGCTTGCAGCGCTGGATGCCGCCACACCGCCACTGCGTATCGATGAACTGGCCTTCGCTGCCGGATTCAATTCGCTGTCGGCGTTCTACAGCTGTTTCCGCCAGCACACCGGCCAGTCCCCCAAGGCCTACGTCAAACAAATTTCTTTGCGTGCACGCGCGCAAGACAGCGCCTGA
- a CDS encoding DUF1652 domain-containing protein, whose protein sequence is MNKGFSKVTFPNACQLMRWHFHPMGFEASMDAPGSMIARLFDRATGETMIAIAGIPCATVMNAADVELIIEAVEDELEAFVPPEAFRSYA, encoded by the coding sequence ATGAATAAAGGGTTCAGTAAGGTTACGTTTCCAAACGCCTGCCAGCTGATGCGCTGGCATTTTCATCCCATGGGTTTCGAGGCGAGCATGGACGCCCCGGGCAGCATGATTGCCCGTCTTTTTGATCGTGCCACTGGCGAGACCATGATCGCCATTGCCGGTATTCCGTGCGCCACCGTCATGAATGCTGCGGATGTAGAACTGATAATCGAAGCGGTGGAGGATGAACTTGAAGCCTTCGTTCCACCAGAAGCGTTCAGGAGTTATGCCTGA
- a CDS encoding UvrD-helicase domain-containing protein yields MPQHTPDLPPELRPLAEMPLIKRLLARFFGYSLTRLHAQHRASWLHGQADGFRSGHSAGVDYGYREGKLEGLEEGRQVLLIRDSRSTEHRPPNVDDLLFDDWRLPLSAELKKRMKADVARLLPAHAQPSAAQWKMIFSDTPSTSVIAGAGAGKSTTLVLRILLLTHYLGFELSSMTVVTFTRESRKDFINKLIELFALWGRAISFKEARDLVRTFHSRILPMVRSLPGFERLQAFENLSLRAAQGDEEADSNPFDLRINDAQRQQLNACYHRLHSNDERFRELIKPLSRHALQLKELERDHPDVQKRMGVTELAAKRDEELCDAIEDLWFRAGAWPIKGIEPNRQSFDINGSTFHCHGYIPSLDAWVVLGFDPRENPQVTRPNAKLTVRAEWAVKRTLFQAFCRKPLIWIDSYESSKRVLASLAGDASAGPGFDYKVKGELASAPLLDCFVAAAGFIENLGLDVPGAVGQMSFAKDDPDRFFFEALSLYWRALEDHLLDQKPPIMTYNRMFALFSEHSPENLKLLSDELLRPLSHLMIDEFQDVSPQIVSWIRASLAEIRSRGPAMHVGRGAQRSSLLCVGDDWQSIYGWRGSSPTYFMEFNKEFPSPSTTKVMLSDNYRSHQHIIDAAEHIVRAAPAIAGKKAKASGEPKALLPVNVLDRDDQGMAQRLMEHYRKGDSILMLYRKSSDKLLIEEHIQSVVNVDSSLPHEARRLKQLTYHSAKGLQADAVFLLGDCQHLTSSPYKNQVYRMAGLGKAGDSEPYDNAQKDEILRLAYVGITRAVSHCYWYVDAQDTQAANMPKASDRIGKGKAFFVDHRKSQTSA; encoded by the coding sequence GTGCCGCAACACACCCCCGATCTTCCGCCTGAACTTCGCCCCCTGGCCGAGATGCCGCTGATCAAGCGATTGCTCGCCCGATTCTTCGGCTACAGCCTGACCCGCCTGCACGCACAGCATCGTGCGTCTTGGTTGCATGGCCAGGCCGACGGTTTTCGCAGCGGTCACAGCGCCGGGGTCGATTACGGCTACAGGGAAGGCAAGCTCGAGGGGTTGGAGGAGGGTCGACAGGTCCTGCTGATCCGTGACTCGCGCAGCACTGAGCACCGACCGCCGAATGTCGATGACTTGCTGTTCGACGATTGGCGCCTGCCTTTGAGCGCCGAGCTGAAGAAACGCATGAAGGCCGATGTCGCCCGGTTGTTGCCAGCCCATGCCCAACCCAGCGCCGCACAGTGGAAAATGATCTTCAGCGATACACCGTCCACCTCGGTGATTGCGGGTGCCGGTGCTGGCAAATCGACCACGTTGGTGTTGCGTATCTTGCTGTTGACCCATTACCTGGGCTTTGAACTGAGTTCGATGACGGTGGTGACCTTCACCCGTGAGTCGCGCAAGGACTTCATCAACAAGCTGATCGAACTGTTTGCGCTCTGGGGTCGCGCGATCAGTTTCAAGGAGGCGCGGGACCTGGTGCGCACCTTTCACTCGCGGATCCTGCCGATGGTGCGCAGCCTTCCGGGTTTCGAGCGCCTGCAGGCTTTTGAAAACCTCAGCCTGCGGGCCGCACAGGGTGACGAGGAGGCCGACAGCAATCCGTTCGATCTGCGCATCAACGACGCTCAACGCCAGCAACTCAACGCCTGCTATCACCGGCTGCACAGTAACGACGAGCGTTTTCGCGAGCTGATCAAGCCATTGTCCCGGCATGCCTTGCAACTCAAGGAGCTGGAGCGCGATCACCCGGATGTGCAGAAACGCATGGGCGTTACCGAGCTTGCGGCCAAACGCGATGAAGAACTGTGCGACGCCATTGAGGACCTGTGGTTTCGCGCCGGTGCCTGGCCCATCAAGGGCATCGAACCGAATCGCCAGTCGTTCGATATCAACGGTTCGACATTCCATTGCCACGGCTACATCCCGTCCCTGGATGCCTGGGTGGTGCTGGGGTTCGATCCTAGGGAAAACCCGCAGGTCACGCGACCGAACGCCAAGCTAACGGTACGCGCAGAGTGGGCAGTAAAGCGCACCCTGTTTCAAGCTTTCTGTCGTAAGCCATTGATATGGATTGATAGTTACGAATCATCAAAACGTGTCTTGGCCTCGCTCGCCGGCGATGCCAGCGCCGGGCCGGGCTTCGATTACAAGGTCAAGGGCGAGCTCGCTTCAGCGCCACTGCTCGATTGCTTTGTCGCCGCCGCCGGGTTCATCGAAAACCTCGGGCTGGACGTGCCGGGCGCGGTAGGTCAGATGAGTTTCGCCAAGGACGATCCCGACCGGTTCTTCTTCGAAGCCTTGAGTCTGTACTGGCGGGCGCTGGAAGATCACTTGCTGGACCAGAAGCCGCCGATCATGACCTACAACCGCATGTTCGCCCTGTTCAGCGAGCATTCGCCGGAGAACCTCAAGCTGCTCAGCGATGAGTTGCTGCGGCCGCTGTCACACCTGATGATCGACGAATTCCAGGATGTCTCGCCGCAGATCGTCTCCTGGATCAGGGCCAGCCTGGCAGAGATCCGCAGTCGCGGACCGGCCATGCACGTCGGGCGCGGGGCCCAGCGCTCCTCGCTGCTGTGTGTGGGCGATGACTGGCAGTCCATCTATGGGTGGCGCGGCAGTTCGCCGACCTACTTCATGGAGTTCAACAAGGAATTCCCGTCGCCGAGCACCACCAAGGTCATGCTCAGCGACAACTACCGCAGCCACCAGCACATCATCGATGCCGCCGAGCACATCGTGCGCGCAGCACCGGCGATTGCCGGGAAGAAAGCCAAGGCCAGCGGCGAACCCAAGGCGTTGCTGCCAGTGAACGTCCTCGATCGTGATGACCAGGGCATGGCCCAACGCCTGATGGAGCATTACCGAAAGGGCGATTCGATCTTGATGCTTTATCGTAAAAGCAGCGATAAGTTATTGATAGAGGAGCATATTCAGTCGGTAGTTAATGTTGATTCTAGCTTGCCGCATGAAGCTCGCAGGCTCAAACAACTGACGTATCACAGCGCCAAAGGCCTCCAGGCCGATGCGGTGTTTTTACTGGGCGACTGCCAGCACCTGACCAGCTCACCTTACAAGAATCAGGTCTACCGGATGGCAGGCCTGGGCAAGGCCGGTGACAGCGAACCCTACGACAACGCCCAGAAGGACGAAATCCTGCGGCTGGCCTACGTGGGTATTACCCGCGCCGTCAGCCATTGCTACTGGTACGTCGACGCACAAGACACCCAGGCTGCGAACATGCCAAAGGCCTCCGACCGGATCGGCAAGGGCAAGGCGTTTTTTGTCGATCATCGTAAAAGCCAGACCTCCGCCTGA
- a CDS encoding pirin family protein, which produces MLELRPFNSLGGAHHGWLDAHHHFSFAEYYDPKRMNWGNLRVWNDDVIAPGTGFPQHLHRDMEIITYVREGAITHQDNLGNKGRTEAGDVQVMSAGTGIAHSEYNLEATPTRIFQIWIIPNESGLAPSWGAKPFPKGNREGFVTLASGKEGDDQSLRIRADARLVAANLKAGESAEYALDKGRRAYLVPATGVIEVNGLRAQARDGVAVADETVLRVTAIEDSEIVLVDLA; this is translated from the coding sequence ATGCTTGAACTCAGACCTTTCAACTCGCTCGGCGGCGCTCACCACGGCTGGTTGGATGCTCACCACCATTTTTCGTTCGCCGAGTACTACGATCCCAAGCGCATGAACTGGGGCAACCTGCGGGTCTGGAACGACGACGTGATCGCTCCCGGCACCGGTTTCCCGCAACACCTGCACCGCGACATGGAAATCATCACCTATGTCCGCGAAGGCGCCATTACCCACCAGGACAACCTTGGCAACAAGGGCCGCACCGAAGCCGGTGACGTCCAGGTCATGAGTGCCGGCACAGGGATCGCCCACAGCGAGTACAACCTGGAAGCGACGCCGACGAGGATTTTCCAGATCTGGATCATCCCGAACGAGTCCGGCCTGGCCCCGTCCTGGGGCGCCAAGCCGTTCCCGAAGGGCAACCGCGAAGGTTTTGTCACCCTGGCCAGCGGCAAGGAAGGCGACGATCAGAGCCTGCGCATCCGCGCCGATGCCCGGCTGGTAGCGGCCAACCTGAAGGCCGGCGAGTCTGCCGAATACGCGCTGGACAAGGGCCGTCGTGCTTACCTGGTGCCGGCCACCGGGGTCATTGAGGTCAATGGCTTGCGTGCACAAGCTCGAGATGGTGTCGCGGTTGCCGATGAGACCGTACTGCGGGTGACGGCCATCGAGGACAGCGAGATTGTTCTGGTGGATCTGGCTTGA
- the pgm gene encoding phosphoglucomutase (alpha-D-glucose-1,6-bisphosphate-dependent) yields MTLSPFAGKPAPAELLVDIPRLVTAYYTGQPDAAISTQRVAFGTSGHRGSSFDLSFNEWHVLAISQAICLYREAQGIDGPLFVGIDTHALSTPAGASALEVLAANGVTVMIAEGDEYTPTPAISHAILCYNRGRTSGLADGIVITPSHNPPQSGGYKYNPTNGGPADTHITKWIEAKANELLANKLAGVKRISYEQALKASTTHRHDYLNTYVADLINVIDFDAIRDARLRLGVDPLGGAGVRYWSAIAEHYRLDLDVVNKEVDPTFRFMTVDWDGQIRMDPSSSHAMQGLIGLKQRFDVAFACDPDHDRHGIVTPSGGLLAPNNYLAVAIDYLFQNRPQWRADAAVGKTVVSSGLIDRVAKRLGRRLYEVPVGFKWFADGLFDGSLGFGGEESAGASFLRKDGGVWSTDKDGLIPALLAAEMTARTGRDPSQAYRALTEELGEPFSVRVDAKANPEQKALLSKLSPQQVTSTQLAGEPIQSILSHAPGNDQAIGGLKVMTENGWFAARPSGTEDIYKIYAESFVSDDHLKQLVAEAQTLVDGAISAK; encoded by the coding sequence ATGACACTCAGTCCTTTTGCGGGTAAACCGGCACCGGCAGAATTGTTGGTCGACATCCCGCGACTGGTAACGGCCTATTACACCGGCCAGCCGGATGCCGCGATTTCGACCCAGCGCGTTGCCTTCGGCACGTCCGGGCACCGGGGCAGCTCGTTTGACTTGAGTTTCAACGAATGGCACGTGCTGGCGATCAGCCAGGCGATCTGCCTGTACCGCGAAGCTCAAGGTATCGATGGCCCGCTGTTTGTCGGTATCGACACCCACGCGCTGTCCACGCCAGCCGGCGCCAGTGCCCTCGAAGTGCTGGCGGCCAACGGTGTGACCGTGATGATCGCCGAAGGTGACGAATACACGCCGACCCCGGCCATTTCCCATGCGATCCTCTGCTACAACCGCGGTCGCACCAGCGGCCTGGCCGACGGCATTGTCATCACGCCGTCCCACAACCCGCCGCAAAGCGGTGGCTACAAGTACAACCCAACCAACGGTGGTCCGGCCGATACCCACATCACCAAGTGGATCGAAGCCAAGGCCAACGAACTGCTGGCCAACAAGCTCGCTGGCGTCAAGCGCATCAGCTACGAGCAGGCACTGAAGGCCAGCACCACCCATCGACACGATTACCTCAACACCTATGTCGCCGACCTGATCAACGTGATCGACTTCGACGCCATCCGCGATGCCAGGCTGCGCCTGGGTGTCGATCCGCTGGGTGGAGCAGGGGTGCGCTACTGGTCGGCGATTGCCGAGCATTACCGCCTGGACCTGGACGTGGTGAACAAAGAGGTCGACCCGACCTTCCGCTTCATGACCGTCGACTGGGACGGCCAGATCCGCATGGACCCATCGTCCAGCCACGCCATGCAAGGCCTGATCGGCCTGAAACAACGCTTCGACGTGGCGTTTGCCTGCGATCCGGACCACGACCGCCATGGCATCGTCACGCCGTCCGGTGGTTTGCTGGCGCCGAACAACTACCTCGCCGTGGCCATCGACTACCTGTTCCAGAATCGTCCGCAATGGCGCGCCGATGCTGCCGTGGGTAAAACCGTGGTCAGCAGCGGCCTGATCGATCGCGTGGCCAAGCGCCTGGGTCGTCGCCTGTACGAAGTGCCGGTCGGTTTCAAATGGTTTGCCGACGGCCTGTTCGATGGGTCGTTAGGTTTCGGCGGTGAAGAAAGCGCTGGCGCCTCGTTCCTGCGCAAGGACGGCGGTGTCTGGAGCACCGACAAGGACGGTTTGATTCCGGCCCTGCTGGCCGCCGAGATGACGGCCCGGACTGGGCGCGACCCGAGCCAGGCGTATCGTGCCTTGACCGAGGAACTGGGTGAGCCGTTCTCGGTGCGGGTCGACGCCAAGGCCAATCCGGAGCAGAAAGCACTGTTGAGCAAGCTGTCGCCGCAACAGGTCACCTCGACCCAACTGGCGGGCGAGCCGATCCAGAGCATCCTCAGCCACGCACCGGGCAATGACCAGGCCATTGGCGGCCTCAAGGTCATGACCGAGAACGGCTGGTTCGCGGCGCGTCCATCGGGCACGGAAGACATCTACAAGATCTACGCCGAAAGCTTTGTCAGCGACGACCACCTCAAGCAACTGGTGGCCGAGGCGCAAACGCTGGTCGATGGTGCCATTTCCGCGAAGTAA
- a CDS encoding PLP-dependent aminotransferase family protein: MKGPRETDFAYQAVYRYLVSLINESEGDSRIRLPSLRHLAERLNVSISTIQYAYSLLEKEGRVYSVAKSGYYALPVSSINLQDSGSDLLEAVYVNARRPGMLVLSADEPALLQPLDSPLLLLERELLRQYPRQPQSPSQPCGELELRTALAARYTTSPMRYWHADDVYIGADLRGVLEILIAVLGLKDATVVVESPCDWTILRFFQAACVRVIELPVQADGCLDPERLNMLLDTEPVRLVMLSSALNMPRGSLAPDENRQAIARLLAAHDSWVLENDCYGELGFDLGGVRFRDLLDPERLMVFSTFEKIIGPEAPYGYLLSRHLSAELQRHFLLRSFRLSPIRQKAIARLYSSGRIDQHLLVLRRLLKERKSQMTLLLQERLGDALHFVEPEGGATIWVRSLRRVNVRRVFQRLLAHQVVIAPGELFSLHGLHGQHLRLSHTFGGDHNLAAALGLLGDALRLESIE; the protein is encoded by the coding sequence ATGAAAGGTCCACGAGAAACGGATTTCGCCTATCAGGCGGTTTATCGGTACCTGGTCAGCCTGATCAATGAGTCTGAAGGGGATTCGCGCATCCGCCTGCCGTCGCTGCGGCATCTGGCGGAGCGTCTCAATGTGTCGATCTCGACCATTCAGTACGCCTATTCGTTGCTGGAGAAAGAAGGGCGCGTCTATTCGGTGGCCAAGTCCGGTTACTACGCATTGCCAGTGTCCTCAATCAACCTGCAGGACAGCGGCAGCGATCTGCTGGAAGCGGTCTACGTCAATGCCAGGCGTCCGGGGATGTTGGTCTTGAGCGCCGATGAACCGGCGTTGCTGCAGCCGCTCGACAGTCCTTTGTTGCTGCTGGAGCGGGAGTTGCTGCGCCAGTATCCCCGCCAGCCGCAGTCGCCTTCGCAACCCTGTGGCGAGCTCGAATTGCGCACCGCCCTGGCTGCCCGCTACACCACGTCTCCCATGCGTTACTGGCACGCCGATGATGTCTACATCGGCGCAGACCTTCGCGGTGTACTGGAAATCCTGATCGCCGTGCTGGGCTTGAAAGACGCCACCGTGGTGGTCGAATCGCCGTGCGACTGGACGATCCTGCGTTTTTTTCAAGCCGCCTGCGTGCGGGTTATTGAATTGCCCGTGCAGGCCGATGGCTGCCTGGATCCGGAACGGCTCAACATGCTGCTGGATACCGAGCCGGTAAGGCTGGTGATGCTGTCCTCGGCCCTGAACATGCCCCGTGGCAGCCTGGCGCCTGACGAAAACAGGCAGGCCATTGCCCGGCTGTTGGCCGCGCATGACAGTTGGGTGCTGGAGAACGACTGTTATGGCGAACTCGGATTCGACCTGGGCGGCGTGCGCTTTCGCGACTTGCTGGACCCTGAACGGCTGATGGTGTTTTCCACGTTCGAGAAAATCATCGGGCCTGAAGCGCCCTATGGTTATCTGCTTTCAAGGCATTTGAGCGCTGAACTGCAACGGCACTTTCTGCTGCGCTCCTTCCGTCTCTCGCCGATTCGCCAGAAAGCCATCGCCCGTTTGTACAGCAGCGGTCGCATCGATCAACACCTGCTGGTGCTGCGCCGGCTACTCAAGGAGCGCAAGAGTCAAATGACCCTGTTGTTGCAGGAGCGATTGGGGGATGCCTTGCATTTCGTCGAACCAGAAGGTGGTGCAACGATCTGGGTGCGCTCGTTGCGTCGGGTCAATGTGCGTCGTGTGTTCCAGCGCCTGCTGGCCCATCAAGTGGTCATCGCGCCGGGCGAACTGTTCAGCCTCCACGGTCTGCACGGACAGCATCTGCGCTTGAGTCATACCTTCGGCGGCGATCACAACCTGGCGGCCGCACTGGGACTGCTGGGGGATGCGCTACGCCTGGAATCAATCGAGTGA